GCTGCTCAATTTAATTTAACTGATGAGGATGTTGCTGCAGGTAGCCAAGGtttttgtatattaaaCAATGTAGCTGTTGGTCTAGCTTATGCAAAATATACTTATGAAAAATTTGAACGTATTGCGATTATAGATTTTGATGTTCATCATGGTAATGGTACAGAACAAATTATAAGAAATTTAggattaaaaaaattaagcataaatgaatatatagatatatatagttGGAAAGGGTGgaaagataataatgataagaaaaatgtattttttagTTCTGTACATGCATATGATGGATATTTTTATCCAGGTACAGGATATGATACGGTTGAACTAGAAccttatataataaatgttacattaaaaaaaaatatctcTTCACTTGAATTTCtaaatttatttcataataatatattaatacatctttattattttaaaccagatttattatttttatctgCTGGATTTGATGGACATCAACTCgattatgtaaataatggatttgtaaaaaaaaacacatcaacatatttttatttaacaAAACTTGTCTTATCATTACAAAACAAATTGAATTTCCCTATCATCAGTGTTCTGGAGGGGGGGTATAATACTTCAAATGACATGGCGTCTGTTTTTAGTCTCTCTGTGCTTGAACATGTTTTGTCGTTTTATTATAACGATATAAGtttttttagaaaaaaagaaataaaattaaaagacATGAGAAAGAATATTGTAagaatgaaaatatatgagaatgatttgaaaaaatataagaatgATTTGAAAAGATATAAGAATGATTTGAAATTATTTAAGGATgatttgaaaaaaaataagaatgtttttaaaaattataagaatgatttgaaattatttaagaatgattttaaaaaatataagaatgatttgaaattatttaaggatgattttaaaaaatataagtatgattttaaaaattattgtGATTTCACCAATTGCTATGATTTGAACAAATGTTTTGATGATTTTACTAATTATTATGACgattttaataaatattatgataatttaaatgTTGATGAGCATACGAAAAATAAGCAGACTAGTGTTCCATCTAGTACAAACAAAAAGGACACTAGCATAAAAACATgtaatacaaatataatagatAATGTGAAAAAACAAATCAAAAAGAgtgaaaaagaaaataaaaaaattaaggAAACGCCTACTTTATACTTTccatttatatgtataggaaaaaagaaaatattaaatatgttcgaatgttatttttctgtttttaaagaaaaaacaagAGAAACACAAAATCTAAATTTATTGTATAAACTAAtggaatataataatttcttgaaaatatatgatttaagaaatatagatatgaaaaataaaatgcATAAATTTAGGCACACACATAAAGCTGTTTTGAAAAATCTTCTATTAGAAAGTAATTATGATTATTCAAAAATgaaatgtataatattaccaagtaattgttatttttatgaattaTTAAGTCATCTTAAAATTAAAGGAGTAAGTATGAAATCTAAAACACCTACAAAATTAGATTATAAATTCTTTTCAGCAATCAACAATCCTTACGATTTTAATAAACTTGATCTTGATAAGTTTAAAAGGTAAAGTATAGCAACATACATCATATGTgtatcataaatatatatatatataaataaatatatttatatatttatatattgatatatttatatattcatttattttttttattttttttttctgcAGACACCCCAAGAAGGATTTcgaattaataaatttctGGAATGAGGAAACCAAATTTTAAAGCATCAAAAAAATGTctaattaaataaatagtttctttttttattacatcCCTATTCATATCATctcacatatataaatatatatatatatatatatatatatatatatatatatatatatttaattaacaaattaaaagaatGTGTCAAGAAAACAAAGTGTGAGAAACActtgatatatatatatatatatatatatatatatatatatatatattttatatattttgtatatatatatatatatgtttaattaTGAGAGAAcaatatttcatataatatttaaattaaaaaaaaaaaaaaaaaaaaaaaaaaaaactattagaacgatttatttttttatatttgaccatttattattttcctaTTCTCGtaaatatttgaaaaaaatattttttataccaattaaatatatatatatatatatatatatatatttttaattcattatatttttgatttgatagatttaataattaagataatgttgtttttttacatcattttcttttaccTTTTTAACTAcatgtattttatttttttattatgttctGTGATTCGTTttaatattcttataattttatttttattatgttctatttattttaatttctttttctttcttcGTGAAGTTTGAAATGATAATGAAGcattatcatatatacttaaatatattataatttcaatcttcatttattttattttattttatattattttttgttaaatatttgtatatctatatatatatatatatattatatgtatatatatatattttttttttcttttttttgagtttatattatcgcaataatataaattaaatatttatatatataatattatatatatatatatatatatatatatatatgtagtgaattatatataaatatatattattatatatatatatatatattaattatgtACATGTGAAtgttttaattattatatatatatatatatatataatatttagattaaagaaaaaaaaaaaaaagaaaaaaaactacaaataatttaaaaatataactattatataaaatataaatatgacAATACAAaatcttttataaaatttaattttctttaacaatttacaaaattatatatgttaattttaatttaaacttaaaatataaataaataaagattttataaaataaaaatatatatacttttatatatatattatatatatatatataaatttttttttttcttcttatcTTAGAAAAGagtttattaaaattattgtaaaaaaatgatgaaaaattatgataattttttatataaaagaacagaagaaaaataactgaaaaaaaaaaaaaaataaaatataataaaacatttagaggaacatataataaatatattattacaatatatatatatatatatatatatatatatatatatatattatactattataatataaagaggaattataaaaacgtggtttttaaaaagaaatatatataaaaaataaaataaaataaaaatgtcattttaaaaatgaaattaaagagttattacttttatatagatataatattattaatatttattttatatttgaaGAGATGTTGTAAAGGATATGTTTTGAATGTAAACGTTGTCGATAAAGATGActtatttgtttttttgtataaaaatgaacatTTACTAGCTTCAagttattataatttaaaaccctcctatttcttttctttcGACGAAGGTAAACAttgaaagaaaaaagatatatatatatatatatatatatatatatatatatatttacNNNNNNNNNNNNNNNNNNNNNNNNNNNNNNNNNNNNNNNNNNNNNNNNNNtttttttttttttttttttttttttttttttttttgtgtgtGTGCGCGCACGTAACCATTCTTCTTACATGTGTTAACTTATGTATATCCAAACTTTTTTACGTTTTCCTTTCCCATAGGagaaattaatattaatatgaatattcattttaaggaaaatacatatatcaAGAAAAGAAACATATCTCAAGAAGTGCAAGCCAAGTCAAATCTAAATTCAATAAACATACTAACCCactttaatataaatgaagaataCCTTAAAAggtataattttaaaaggGATTATACATCTAAAGAAACATCTACAACATATAaccataataataataataataataaagaaaattatgatataattaaaaaaatatattatgatgataaaaacCAGAATAATATTACTTGTGAGGAAGCTAGtgataaattaataaatgataatttggatgaaaaaaataaatctaATAATTTATTCTTAGTTTTAATTACAGCAGATCAATGGCTTAATTACATAagattaaaaaataaattagaACCTTCATTGCGTAATGATGagaattatatttttacttcTCATTTTAATTGTATAAAAAGATATCCTTTAGATGAAGGGATAATTAAgaaaacaataaaaatagaacagaaaaatagatatatgttagttttaataaataataacaaattGAGAATTACATTAAAAGGAAATGTAGttttttatgattataaaaCCAAACATTTATCATATgatttcctttttattcCTGATGTTCTATATTTTACTTCTATCGTGTTGTTAATATTGGTTATAAtcatttctttatattttttgagATATAGAGAAAAATCAGATATATTTATGGTTCTTAACAtgattttctttttattgtcaacatatttaaattataaaaatatcaattttataaaagatatgGGATATATGTACATGTATTACTGGTAAAATGgagtaaaaaataaaataaataaataaatatatatatatatatatatatatatatatatatatatatatatatatatatatatgtataatattcattataatatatttttattttatttttttttatattttttttttttttttaaaggaTATCGGCCAATATCTTAAAGAAGATGCAAGAAATTGtaacatttattatatatttgcaAGTATCCTTAGgtaataaaatgaaaatatattttaaataattgtgccaatatattaatttcatatcaaaataaatttgttatttattttgatgtgctattttattattctctCTTAGGTGATATGTATATAAGAACTCATTTAAGCAGAATAGAGATACAATTCATGATATGTTTTTCAGTCATTTCATTTTACACGGGACTgtttgaaatatttttagGAAATTTTcaagtaaaaataaatatatatacattataaaatgctaataatttaaataaatatatcaacAAACACACACATAcacacaaatatatatatatatatatatatatgtacatatatattttttttaggctcctagatatattttacaagCTTTTGCTtatctatttatttttattgcCATTAATTTTACTTCAACATTTCTTTCAGTAAGGAAGcaaacaaattatatatatatataaaagctagttataaataaaaaaaatatatatatatatatatatatatatatgtatattatttattttttttttttaacaactagccatataataaataaaaaatataatattttctgaacagttcataatatattttatatatttattgattttctttttttttcctttgtttgtttttatttagGCTCGTTTGGCAGAAGAAAATTTATCATTTCATGTAGCTGaattgtataaaaaatatgatatatacAAGTAGGgaatatttgaaaaataaaatagaaataattttaatagaaaaaaggaatactttcttatataataataatcttaatacgagaaaaaatattgattGTATTTTAACGTATTATAATGTATACGTAACGTTcgtattatatatatatatatatatatttatttatttatataaattttttttttattttacagAAAATATAggttaatattttttgcTGTAATTTTGAAACCGATATTGTTAATTATTTACAAGGTTTTGTGTTTATCACCTTCAAATATTGATTTATATAGTTCCCATGAgtttctatatattttttttgatataaattttgatattattgtatatgtattggtaagtataaaaatatataaaaggaaaaataattattcatacATTTACCTAACATGTACGTTATCcaaatatgtataaataaaaatatgtatgcgtaaaacatatatatatatatatatatatatatatatatatatatatatatatatttatatatttatatatatatttttttttttttcccgTTTGTAgcttttcattttatttagAACAGTCGAGCCTATTAAGTTTTTAAAggtaatatataataacattttgaaataattattcaatatatatatgtattaattctgtttttatattttataaatgaattatattagatgtaataatatttatgtttatttattatattgtataatatatatattaaataattatatataattatttttcatttccTTTCTTTCAGCACATTTTAAGCAATGAAAATTTCCACATAGATTAATCAAAAGGTTACCTCATTTTCTTACCTTgtgttttattttgtttaatttaatttaattatattatattatataatattatattatattatattatgttttgttttgtttgttttttttttttttttttttNNNNNNNNNNNNNNNNNNNNNNNNNNNNNNNNNNNNNNNNNNNNNNNNNNNNNNNNNNNNNNNNNNNNNNNNNNNNNNNNNNNNNNNNNNNNNNNNNNNNatatcatataaataaaatataatatatgtttatgtaagtatttatttatatgtttatttttctcTCTCCATCTTTctctttaattttttttttttttttttttaaatgttaatttatttttgtaaatttctttttttttaataatgaaaacTAAACAATTCCATTTGTATcatttaagaaaaaagcttaatttgaataaaaaaataaaacccctaaagtaattatatatatatatatatatatatataaataattttattttgtttacaaaataaataatgatgaagagatctacatatatataaatacatataaacgtattatatatttatatttttatatgaatttatttttatttttattattttttttttttttttctagGTATAAAGtacatttaatatttttagCACTATATCctaatttaaaatattatggATACTGTGTGATCTATTTCTTGAAGTTGTCAAAATGTGTTGAAGAGAAGATAAGTGTTTATATACATGGAGAATACTTACGTGTATTAgaatgtttttatatatgtcCACGTAATATAGaaaggaaaataaagaaggaagatatatataagaagagtgaatatattgatatgtatttaagaaatttttcattatgtGGTTTATATAAATTGGTAATATGGTTTTCttatgaaaatatacaaGAAAGTATTGAAGGTATATATGTTTCTGGTGCATCTAAAGAAGGAataagaaaagaaaaaagaaataaaataaagaatgAAAATTTAGTTGTAACATCTTTAGATAGTCAAAATAAGAATTACATAgaaaagatatataaaagaaggaaactatattattttaaatttgaGAATGATAAGATTATTAAAAgattatattttaagaatatatcttttgaaaatgacaaaaattataattatatatcaaCATTTTGtgaattttattatttaccatatatatttccatGTTTGCAAgataataatcataaagtatatttttcattaagTGTGTCTTTCgaaattaaatttatagattctttttctttttataataaaaagattaAATTGGATAATAGTACATTTTGGAAAagattatataattatatacaagttgaaaagaaatatgggaagaaaagaaaaaggaaaagtAAAAGATGGGTTTTATACAATAGATTGtatgaaagaaaaaaattaagaaataaaaaatatttgtatgaaaattataatagaTTTCATATTTTGCATTATTCTGCTTGTCCATCTCCTTCTGCCCCTTCAGCTGTAAGTAATAGTAAAATAAGAAgtgtatattataataaaagaaaaattcATTTTAATTCTTTCCTTTTGAACAAAAAAGTGTTAACAAAGAAACTGCTTTTTCATTGTAGTAATAAAATGGAACatggaaaatataatgatgtGAGGATAATTGATAAGAATCCTGGgtatattttaaagaaaCATTTTCctagaaataataaaatagtaaaaaaaaaaaaaaacagtGGGATTATTAGCAATAACtacattttaattaatcatcataataattcttatggtaaaagaaatgaaaaatatttgacgtataaattttataatacaCATAAAATTGTACATTACAATTTTTGTCTCTTCATTGGTATTTACAACAAATTATACTTTAAGATGCATGGTAtagatatttatatatatattgaaaaaaagaatgataattttgaaatgacaaaaaaatcatatgaatatttcttaggtttattaatttttatattacatgTTTTTATGAGgaagaatatttttaaaagggaaataaggaaaaatgaatttttaCAATTTATGATTGTaagaagatataaatatgtagGAGAAGAGAATGCAAATTGTCTTACATTTCTAGAgtcttttattttaataaataagcATAGTAGgatatatgatatatataatagtatAAAATTAACGGTGCATgaaatatttcatattatatggGGTAAcagtatatatattaaaaaagaaaaatatttatggCTGAAAGAGGGGTTAACAAGATATATGGAATATAAAATAGGTTACATGGTATTAAAAAAGCAAATAAgtaaacaaataaataataataatattaatagtatTAATAGTGTTTGTAGTATTAATAgtatttgtaatatttgTAGTATTAATAGTATTTGTAGTAGTAgtattttttgttgtttGAGGCGTGATATGTATAGAATAAAACTTtggaatatattaaattcctttttttatgttcatattattgatacgttaaatatatataaccaCGCATTAAATATAGATAACAAAAGATATTATAAGAAGAACATATGTAGAAAAAACGTAACAAGCGAATATGactatatatatgataaaaattacATATCATGTAGAAATAATGACATAAATTCTGCTTTACATGTAAAAGaaagtaaatataaaatagaatatacaaaaatgatgaattatttttataataaccttacatataataaaggaatgaatatatttaaattaatatgtatattatgttatcctttttttaatataatcCTTGAGTTGTTGTATTTTACGTTTCATAATTATTCcataacatataaaaaaatattaatatttattcattttttctttaattgTTTTGGTCTTAAGCCATGGTTTTTGTTATGCTCTGAGAAAAATGGGGACGTGAAAAATAATAGGAGAAAACTACAAGGGGTTGTTAGAAAGAGcaaacatataaaatgtttatcaagatattttaagaaaagaaaaggaatTCTTAGTagtgataataaaaaaagtatattatatagaaGTTGTATTAAATGGAAGTGtctaaaaaataaaaaacaaaattataataattataataattataataattacaatatttcatataaatatcatCCTACATTTTACAAATGCGAATATTTCGGAATTTGTTGTTCCaactttttaaaagattCATTCAAAAAGAAATTCCTACacttttataaaataatatgtacaGTGATAAAgggaaaatataaaaagaaaaaaaaagaacaagaAAAGGTAAAAGTAAAAGTAAAAGAAAAGCAAACATGTAGATACCTTAAGAATACGTGtacacatttatataataaaagaaatttcttttcttcattatctTATCGAAGGgttaatataaataatgagttgttaaaatattctcatgaaagaaatatttttaaagtCATATTAcgaaattatataaatgttgTAGGTCCTCctaaaatattttttaaatttttgaaaaaaaacaaaaaattattaattatacaaaaacatttttattatgacAACTATGAGCAAAGGATTCTAGAGACTTCTATCCTTTTTCATGTACCTCTTATATTTACgtttaataaaaaaaagtataaagtaatattaaataagaAGTATATGTTAATAGATTGTGTAAATGTAAAGCATAAAAcaaagaagaaaatatataagttcaacataaaatttaatatattgaaCAAGAAAATACAAATTGAAAGAAGGAGAAGgctttttttaaaattaagaAACTGTGACGAATTCAAGACAAAAGAAAAGAACCATGTTAGTTTATTTATGAGATATAAAGACTGTGgttatttttcttttcattttgttgATATGTATACTTTTCgttttttaataaatgcCATGAAAGacaatacatataaaatatgtgatatttattatgttcttatgaatataattttacaaTATTTAACATGTATAAAAACGTTAAAAGAAGCAAAGAGGTTGAATTCTTTAATATTGATGCAGATTCTGAGGGTACATATAAAAACTGAAGAGGTCTATatgtttaaatatatatatatatgtatatttatttgtttgtgtatttttttctttttatatgtatccttttatatgttttattatttttttttttttaaggtGCTGAGACTTTTGAGGAAGAATACGAACACTATGAATGGGTCCTTCGGATTAGccaaaatttttattatagaatttttaaaatgctatatttattttagctcatatttaaaaacaattgaaaataaaaaattgacgttgaaagtaaaaaaagaaataaagaGCAATGAGTACTATGCAAATGTTGAATCTAATGAAGAGTTggattatttatttaaagatATGAGGAAAAATTTATctaaaatattattcttttttaaagaGTCCATAAATTTGTgttcataaatatatagatatatatataatatatatatatatatatatatatatatatatatatgtatattttttttttttttttttttttttgtatatgaaaaaatttcatatattattattaaaattaatatgttCCTTTATAACATAACTATAAAGCTACATGATTCGTCATTATTAGAAGCCGATATATCTGATGCTATTCTTGTATGAAGTGATTTCATAACACTAAATCCAATGTGTCTAActtgttttatattaataaatagaTTTCCTAGTCCTCCAATTTTTTTCCCGTCTGTAAAATATACGCCATAATGTCCATAACcttcaaaaaataaaaaaaataaaaaaaataaaaatatatatatatatatatatatatatttatatttatatttatatatatttatatatttatattattacctgtgccatttaatttttgtattaaattttgattgtatgtaataattatataatgcTTACAATCATAATATGTAAGTAGacaataatttataaaat
This is a stretch of genomic DNA from Plasmodium reichenowi strain SY57 chromosome 14, whole genome shotgun sequence. It encodes these proteins:
- a CDS encoding putative membrane protein (conserved Plasmodium membrane protein, unknown function), with amino-acid sequence MKLKSYYFYIDIILLIFILYLKRCCKGYVLNVNVVDKDDLFVFLYKNEHLLASSYYNLKPSYFFSFDEGEININMNIHFKENTYIKKRNISQEVQAKSNLNSINILTHFNINEEYLKRYNFKRDYTSKETSTTYNHNNNNNNKENYDIIKKIYYDDKNQNNITCEEASDKLINDNLDEKNKSNNLFLVLITADQWLNYIRLKNKLEPSLRNDENYIFTSHFNCIKRYPLDEGIIKKTIKIEQKNRYMLVLINNNKLRITLKGNVVFYDYKTKHLSYDFLFIPDVLYFTSIVLLILVIIISLYFLRYREKSDIFMVLNMIFFLLSTYLNYKNINFIKDMGYMYMYYWISANILKKMQEIVTFIIYLQVSLGDMYIRTHLSRIEIQFMICFSVISFYTGLFEIFLGNFQAPRYILQAFAYLFIFIAINFTSTFLSARLAEENLSFHVAELYKKYDIYKKYRLIFFAVILKPILLIIYKVLCLSPSNIDLYSSHEFLYIFFDINFDIIVYVLLFILFRTVEPIKFLKHILSNENFHID
- a CDS encoding M1-family alanyl aminopeptidase, putative, with protein sequence MKTKQFHLYHLRKKLNLNKKIKPLKYKVHLIFLALYPNLKYYGYCVIYFLKLSKCVEEKISVYIHGEYLRVLECFYICPRNIERKIKKEDIYKKSEYIDMYLRNFSLCGLYKLVIWFSYENIQESIEGIYVSGASKEGIRKEKRNKIKNENLVVTSLDSQNKNYIEKIYKRRKLYYFKFENDKIIKRLYFKNISFENDKNYNYISTFCEFYYLPYIFPCLQDNNHKVYFSLSVSFEIKFIDSFSFYNKKIKLDNSTFWKRLYNYIQVEKKYGKKRKRKSKRWVLYNRLYERKKLRNKKYLYENYNRFHILHYSACPSPSAPSAVSNSKIRSVYYNKRKIHFNSFLLNKKVLTKKLLFHCSNKMEHGKYNDVRIIDKNPGYILKKHFPRNNKIVKKKKNSGIISNNYILINHHNNSYGKRNEKYLTYKFYNTHKIVHYNFCLFIGIYNKLYFKMHGIDIYIYIEKKNDNFEMTKKSYEYFLGLLIFILHVFMRKNIFKREIRKNEFLQFMIVRRYKYVGEENANCLTFLESFILINKHSRIYDIYNSIKLTVHEIFHIIWGNSIYIKKEKYLWLKEGLTRYMEYKIGYMVLKKQISKQINNNNINSINSVCSINSICNICSINSICSSSIFCCLRRDMYRIKLWNILNSFFYVHIIDTLNIYNHALNIDNKRYYKKNICRKNVTSEYDYIYDKNYISCRNNDINSALHVKESKYKIEYTKMMNYFYNNLTYNKGMNIFKLICILCYPFFNIILELLYFTFHNYSITYKKILIFIHFFFNCFGLKPWFLLCSEKNGDVKNNRRKLQGVVRKSKHIKCLSRYFKKRKGILSSDNKKSILYRSCIKWKCLKNKKQNYNNYNNYNNYNISYKYHPTFYKCEYFGICCSNFLKDSFKKKFLHFYKIICTVIKGKYKKKKKEQEKVKVKVKEKQTCRYLKNTCTHLYNKRNFFSSLSYRRVNINNELLKYSHERNIFKVILRNYINVVGPPKIFFKFLKKNKKLLIIQKHFYYDNYEQRILETSILFHVPLIFTFNKKKYKVILNKKYMLIDCVNVKHKTKKKIYKFNIKFNILNKKIQIERRRRLFLKLRNCDEFKTKEKNHVSLFMRYKDCGYFSFHFVDMYTFRFLINAMKDNTYKICDIYYVLMNIILQYLTCIKTLKEAKRLNSLILMQILRVLRLLRKNTNTMNGSFGLAKIFIIEFLKCYIYFSSYLKTIENKKLTLKVKKEIKSNEYYANVESNEELDYLFKDMRKNLSKILFFFKESINLCS